The Kribbella jejuensis region CCAGCGTGGCAGCTGCCCGCGGTTGGCGGTCGGTGCCGCGAACAGGCCCCACAGGACGGCGCCCACCAGCGGCAGCCCGATCGCGAGCAGCAGTCGCACCAGAGTCGTACCGCCGGTTGCCCAGCCCCACCACGCGAAGATGCCCAGGGCAACCAGTTCGACGGCGAAGGCCAGCAGCAGGTTCGCTGCTTTCCACATCTCAGACGCCGCGGATGTTCGGCTGGCGCTGGTCGAAGAACAGGCCGGCCGGCGGCTCCTGGACCGGCAGTGGCGGGATCGGGTAGTCGGTGTGCTGGTTGTTCCGGCACGCCGCGAACGGGCCGTCCGGGTCGAGCAACGCCATCATGTGCGGGTCCGCGTGGTCGCGCCACCACACCGACATACCGGTCGCGGGGTCCAGCCGCAGGTGCTCCCAGGCCCGCCAGATCGAGTCCAGCCGGCTGAGTGCCTCGGCGTGCCGGTACCACTCCGGGCACCAGACGAACTGCTGGCCGAGGCGGCGCGTGTAGAGGTAGATCAGCCGGTCTTCCACGAACTCCGCGACATGCGGGTAGAAGAGCTCCTGCTCACCATCCACCGCCGTTGCCCCCTTCGTTCTGCTCCCAGACCGGCCGCTCCGGACCACGCTGCTGGATCGCCGGCTGCTGCGACGCCAGCCACGGGTTGTTGCTCGCCGGGCTGTTCAGCGCTGCTCCTGGATCGTACTTCGCCAGCGAGGCCTTCACCGCGCCGGCGTCCGGCCGGGTGAACCACGGGACGGTCTTCACCATCGTGGCCGGGTTACCCGACGAGAGCACGACCGCACGGCCCGGCGGCATCGCGGCCAGCTCGGAAACCTCGAGGATGTTGTGCCGCTGGACCTGCTGGCTGGTCCCGCGCTTGCCCTCGTTGTACGACGCCGAGTTGGACTGGATGTCGTAGTCGCCGACCATCTTGCTGAGCCGCTCGAGGAAGTTCGTGTCCGCGCCACCACCGCCGTACACGCGGATGTTGGCCGAGCCCCACAACTTCTCCATGCCGTGCTCACCCCAACACTCCTGGCCCTGCGCCCAGGACTGCAGGATCGTCATCAGCACGATGCCGCGGGACCCGAAGTGCGAGTACAGGTCGGGGAGGTTCTTCCAGCGGCAGACGTTCGCGGCCTCGTCCAGTACGCCGACCAGCGGTTTCGGCATCCGGCCGAGCGCGCAGCCGCGGGCGTACTGCTCGGCGGCCTCGACGACGGCGACGGTGAGCGCGGTGACCAGCGGTCCCGCCGTACCCGCACCTTCCTTGGAGAGGCTGTAGAGCGTGCCGCCCTGGCGGACGAACTCGTGCGGGTTGAACTGCGGACGGTTGTCGTTC contains the following coding sequences:
- a CDS encoding YrdB family protein, whose product is MWKAANLLLAFAVELVALGIFAWWGWATGGTTLVRLLLAIGLPLVGAVLWGLFAAPTANRGQLPRWIVKVLVFGLSGAALWSLGHPVLGVVFVVVVAANLAIIHTQKLQP
- a CDS encoding DUF4913 domain-containing protein codes for the protein MDGEQELFYPHVAEFVEDRLIYLYTRRLGQQFVWCPEWYRHAEALSRLDSIWRAWEHLRLDPATGMSVWWRDHADPHMMALLDPDGPFAACRNNQHTDYPIPPLPVQEPPAGLFFDQRQPNIRGV